ATTATCTGGCCAGCGGCGTGCGCCGCAACCTGAAAACACTGCCGCGCATGGCCATGTATGTGCTGCCGGTGTGCGCACTGGCCGTTATGGTGACCGTGTTCAACCATACCGTCCGCCAGCCTTATGCGCTGGAGGTGCAGGTGAACGGTCAGACCGTCGGCTATGTGGCCAATGAGGATGTGTTCAACTCGGCCCGCGAGGCGGTGCAGGAGCGTATCAACTACGCAGACACCGACCATGCAAAGTGGACCGTGGAGCCTACCTACACCGTTACCGTGGCCCACAAGACCATGGATGAAAACGAGATGGCGGACGCGATCCTGAAGAGCGCCAGCGACGAGATCAGCGAGGGCACGGCCCTGTATCTGGATGGTGAGCTGACCGCAGTATGCAGCGATGGTGTCAGCCTGCAGAGCTACCTGAGCAGCCTGCTGGAACCCTATGAGGACCCTGAGAACTCCAACGTGACCGTGGGCTTCAACAAGGAAGTCACGCTGGAAAACGGCATCTACTTCAACGACAGCTTTCAGGACGAAGCGGATGTGGAAAAGGAACTTTCCGGTGTGCAGCAGCAGGAAAAGATCTACACAGTGGGCACAGGCGACACGCTATGGAGCATCGCCCAGAAAAACGACCTCACCTTCCGTGAGCTGTGCGAACTGAATACCAATTTCAAGGGCGCGCCCCTGAACGAGAAATCTAACATTCAGGCCGGTGATGAGCTGATCGTGACCAAGCAGGAAGCTACGCTGGAAGTGCGCATCACCAAGGTGGAGACCTGGCAGGAGGAGATCCCCTATACCACCGAGACCACCACCTCCAACGAGTACACGGTGGGTACCAAGAAAACGGTGCAGAACGGTGTGAACGGCCTGCGTCAGATCACGGCGCAGCGTGTTTATAACACCGATGGCATCCAGCTTTCCCAGAAGATCCTGAGCACGGAAGTGGTGCAGGAGCCTGTCACGGAAAAGATCGTGAAGGGCACCAAAAAGGTGACCAGCAGCACCAGCTACATCACCGGCAGCGGTCAGTTCATCTGGCCGGTGCCCGGCTACCGGAACTGCTCGCGCTGGTACGGCGGCAGCCACAAGGGTGTGGATATCTGTGCGGCTGCCGGTACGCCCATCTACGCATCGGCGGGCGGCACCGTGACCAAGGCCGGCTACAACAAGGCCGGTGCCGGTACGGGTTATGGCTACTCCATCATCATCAGCCACGGCAGCGGCTACACCACGGTGTATGCGCACTGTCTGTCGCTGGCGGTGCACTCTGGTCAGTCGGTCAAGCAGGGCCAGCTGATCGGCTATGTGGGCAGCACCGGACGCTCCAGTGGCAACCACTGCCACTTTGAGATCCGCCGCAACGGCAGCTACATCGCGCCGCAGAATGTGTTCAACCGCAGAAAGTATAGGTAAAGGCAAGTTTGCAGAGGGCTTTTTCTCCGGAGAAGGCCCATCTGCTGTATTATGTAACAGAAAAGGAGAGATGATCTTATGTCTACCCCTCACATCAGTGCTGAAAAAGGCGATTTTGCAAAGACCGTCCTGATGCCGGGCGATCCCCTGCGTGCAAAATTCATTGCGGACACCTTCCTTAAGGATGTCCGTCAGGTGACCGGCGTGCGCGGCATGCTTGGCTTTACCGGCACTTACGAGGGCCGGCCCATCAGCGTGATGGGCAGCGG
Above is a genomic segment from Faecalibacterium taiwanense containing:
- a CDS encoding M23 family metallopeptidase is translated as MIEDKTKEQQPASPVKPKRGQRLRSLWAQLQCMGLLHRHRLRRKTQNHVNDFGRKLAQNSAVPVIGETLYALGYSTEYGFVRVGRGLRSGWLWLWQAFTTLLANAAAMAFPGAAQMFRDLFGPIWLFFRGCGSLLVHAQRVRKEKGFAAACKASVHYLASGVRRNLKTLPRMAMYVLPVCALAVMVTVFNHTVRQPYALEVQVNGQTVGYVANEDVFNSAREAVQERINYADTDHAKWTVEPTYTVTVAHKTMDENEMADAILKSASDEISEGTALYLDGELTAVCSDGVSLQSYLSSLLEPYEDPENSNVTVGFNKEVTLENGIYFNDSFQDEADVEKELSGVQQQEKIYTVGTGDTLWSIAQKNDLTFRELCELNTNFKGAPLNEKSNIQAGDELIVTKQEATLEVRITKVETWQEEIPYTTETTTSNEYTVGTKKTVQNGVNGLRQITAQRVYNTDGIQLSQKILSTEVVQEPVTEKIVKGTKKVTSSTSYITGSGQFIWPVPGYRNCSRWYGGSHKGVDICAAAGTPIYASAGGTVTKAGYNKAGAGTGYGYSIIISHGSGYTTVYAHCLSLAVHSGQSVKQGQLIGYVGSTGRSSGNHCHFEIRRNGSYIAPQNVFNRRKYR